A window of Castanea sativa cultivar Marrone di Chiusa Pesio chromosome 1, ASM4071231v1 contains these coding sequences:
- the LOC142625560 gene encoding uncharacterized protein LOC142625560, giving the protein MRNHPYLSYKSDNVLNPPAPRNFNSPHASSSSRPSLEDALSTFIQRQCEQNQKFESMFTRLDEEVRETKSHITRLTNSLSGTERGKLPSQTQPNPINQNLKIGSKDKHDEVKVVTTLRSGKEIDKSAPLITKKSKETPVEEEKVETKSLGLDDIEKCPIPPPFPQALKLPRKLDTTSDILEHLYQVKINLPLLHVIKQMPAYAKVIKNLCTIKRKHYVGKTAFLTKQVSVVIQHKNPPKYKDPGCPTISCTIGDYIMEHALLDLGASVNLISFSVYQKLGLGELKPTSVTLQLADRSVREPRGMLRMCWNGRMQLTFGSMTLELNIFHVAKQPHEDDDCSYVNLLKVLEGQQVMEINEGMRPRFEELPRSDKKPVPSSEEAPQLKLKLLPSGLKYAYLGPGKLKTKWDDPFIVREVFNHEAVVLEDPRDGRILKVNGQRLKPYLRGVIPEEETMSLEIPTYWNAT; this is encoded by the exons ATGCGAAACCATCCGTATTTGAGTTATAAGAGTGATAATGTGTTGAATCCTCCTGctccaaggaattttaattcaccacatgcatcatcatcatctagaCCTTCCTTGGAGGATGCACTTAGTACTTTCATTCAAAGGCAATGTGAGCAAAATCAAAAGTTTGAATCCATGTTCACTAGGCTAGATGAAGAGGTGAGAGAGACCAAGAGTCATATAACTAGGCTTACAAATTCATTGAGTGGGACAGAGAGAGGGAAGCTTCCTTCCCAAACTCAACCCAATCCCAtcaatcaaaatctaaaaattggcTCTAAGGATAAACATGATGAAGTAAAAGTTGTGACCACTTTGAGGAGTGGTAAAGAGATTGATAAAAGTGCTCCTTTAATAACTAAGAAATCTAAGGAGACCCcagttgaagaagaaaaggttGAAACTAAGTCACTTGGGCTTGATGACATTGAAAAATGCCCAATCCCTCCACCATTTCCACAAGCCTTAAAATTACCTAGGAAATTGGACACCACATCTGACATATTAGAGCATTTGTATCAAGTCAAGATAAATTTGCCATTATTGCATGTTATCAAGCAAATGCCTGCATATGCCAAGGTAATCAAGAACTTATGCACCATCAAGAGAAAGCATTATGTGGGGAAGACCGCATTCCTAACAAAACAGGTAAGTGTAGTTATTCAACATAAGAACCCACCAAAGTATAAGGATCCAGGTTGTCCTACAATCTCTTGTACTATTGGAGATTACATCATGGAGCATGCATTGCTAGATCTTGGGGCAAGTGTTAATTTGATCTCATTCAGTGTATATCAAAAACTTGGACTTGGTGAGTTAAAACCTACTTCAGTAACTTTACAGTTGGCTGACCGCTCTGTAAGGGAGCCAAGGGGGATGTTGAGGATGTGTTG GAATGGAAGGATGCAACTCACTTTTGGTTCCATGACTTTAGAGCTAAACATATTTCATGTGGCTAAACAACCACATGAGGATGATGACTGTTCCTATGTGAACCTCCTTAAG GTTTTGGAAGGACAACAGGTGATGGAAATTAATGAAGGAATGAGACCTCGCTTTGAGGAGCTACCAAGGAGTGACAAAAAGCCAGTGCCTTCAAGTGAAGAGGCACCACAGCTAAAACTTAAACTGCTGCCCAGTGGTCTTAAATATGCATATTTAGGCCCAGGTAAGTTAAAAACTAAGTGGGATGACCCTTTCATTGTAAGGGAAGTGTTTAACCATGAAGCTGTAGTACTTGAGGACCCTAGGGATGGTAGAATTTTGAAAGTAAATGGACAAAGGTTAAAACCATACTTAAGGGGAGTTATACCAGAGGAGGAGACTATGTCACTTGAGATCCCTACCTATTGGAATGCTACGTGA